CACCATTGTATTgctatctgataccatcactgtaccatcaTACAACCACAGTACTTTTAAAGGGTACAGAGATGATCAATACTTGATTGACATCTTAACTCTTAAGTGTCGTCAATTTCTTTGTTAGTGTCATAAAAATGCTGTATTCTAGAGGTTGCAAACTGTGTTGAAGTAAATATGAAACCATGTTCCCAGACCTAGACAGGCCTGATTTTTTCCATTAAGAACTGACTGTATTGTTAAAAGTGGGTGTTAAATATCAGAATGGATGAGGGCTGGTGGTTGgagcactcaaaaaatattttagcctatatttaaaatgtatgatttcaatttcataacaaaattccatcaaattttattgtgtaatgtttaacaaaattaaattaaatatttattttacattttatttgattcaagattactcaattcaatttgatcgAATTTCCatcatgaaattgaaatgcataaatcctgaagctttttttttttttttgagtgaggggagggtttgaaaaataaaaggaCTTTTTATATCAGctaaaaaggaaagttgtttcaacatttttgtcttttgaataAAGTGCATGAATCAtttacaataagaccagaaacatggATTAACAAAGTAAATAGGCTCGatgttgatttcatgttgactttaaagaacaTTTTGTTTCACTCCACAGGGAGATGTGTGCCACCTTATTGACCATGCAGGGTGACCGGTGACCCTGAAGAAATTAATAACCCGCAAACAACGGTCTTTCCTGCACGATCTGCTCATCATTTGATTTGTCATCTCGTTCCCACCTGCAGAAGGCGCTGCAATGGTCAATCAGCATATTTTCGCACATTACAATTACACAGGGAAACTAGGCAATCGTAACGACACAGAGGTGGCACCGTTGGACCCTAAAACAGTGGTGTTTTTGGTCATTTGCAGTCTCATCGTCTTGGAGAACTTGATAGTACTGGTGGTGATATGGAAAAACCACAAATTCCATAACAGGATGTACTTTTTCATTGCTAACCTGGCTTTATGTGACTTACTCACCGGTATCGCCTACATAGTCAACCTGTTGATGTCAGGGCAATGGACGCTGCACCTGTCCCCTGCCGAGTGGTTTATGCGTGAAGGAAGTATGTTTGTTGCCCTGGGCGCTTCCATCTTCAGCCTTTTGGCGATCGCTATTGAGCGCCACCTCACTATGATTAAAATGAGGCCGTACGATGCGAACAAAAACTACAGGGTGTTTTTGCTAATAGGGATATGTTGGTTGATCGCAATCACCCTGGGAGCGCTGCCCATCTTGGGCTGGAATTGTCTTGGAAACCTTCTACAATGTTCGACCATCTTACCTCTCTACAGCAAGTACTACGTAGCGTTCTGTATCACCATCTTCATATCGCTGCTGCTGGCGATTTCCGTGCTCTACGCCCGAATTTACATCCTCGTCAAGTCCAGCAGTCGCAAAGTGACCAAGCACAGCAACTCTGAGCGCTCCATGGCTCTCCTGCGAACCGTTAGCATCGTGGTGGGCATCTTCATCGCCTGCTGGACGCCCATCTTCGTCATCCTGCTTGTCGATGTGGCCTGTGGACCCAGGAGGTGCCCGATTCTGCTCAAAGCTGATTGGTTCATAGCCCTGGCGGTTCTGAATTCCGCCATGAATCCGGTGATCTACACGCTAGCTAGTAGGGAAATGCGGCGAGCGTTTTATAAGCTAGTTTGTGGGTGTTTGGTGGCCGAAGGTGGGGTGTGGTGTAAACATAACACAGAGCCTAGTAGAAGCAAGTCTAGCTCGAATTGCCAGCGAGCGGCTGAACAAGAAATCGACAatacacaatgcaaaaaatcaacCTGCTAATGATAACAAGAGTGAATGCAAGAGCATAAAGTACAGTATGTTTTAGGTCTCAAGATCAAAGTACACTTCAGAGTGTGCACACTGGGAAGGCACGTTGAGAAAGAGCCGGTTGAGTTTCTGGTTcctccctagggagttggtgccctaagcagactgcgtaatatgcgtatatggagcggcggtactgcgtaaacaatatgcgtgttaacatgattttagtgtgataaaatcgcttacaaaccttttctgtgtaaagttatatttaaCAAATAAACTTGACGATATTATGCTGtaaactagggctgcacaattaattgaaaaaaataatcgacattacaattacagctgtcgcAATTATATAATCACGAAAAGTGTCAATTACGTGTACACCCACTGCGGCAAAATATTTTTTGGTCCATCGTGTGCATGAATGCAGAGGCAAATATGATGTGTTTAAATTAGTCTAAAGACATATCAGCAATGCGCACTAAATTATATGGTGTATAATCtattcaaaatgtgaataacacaatgtttttcatgcaattaaaataataatgcaattcAGGAACACTGTTCTCAGATTCTTTTTATGCATAGtccacataaagaatatggcatgcagctgCACcaaacaaaataagtattttaatgtaaattctaataTTCAGAATGAACAATCTCAATTACACTAGCAAAGGAAATAATCAGCAATTATGTTTTTCGTCCTACTGTAACAGCCCAACTGTAAACCCTATTAAGAccgtaaaaatgacaattaaaacaaatttgtagttttaacagaagaatgaatgtaagtgcttttatga
The DNA window shown above is from Myxocyprinus asiaticus isolate MX2 ecotype Aquarium Trade chromosome 40, UBuf_Myxa_2, whole genome shotgun sequence and carries:
- the LOC127430864 gene encoding sphingosine 1-phosphate receptor 3-like yields the protein MVNQHIFAHYNYTGKLGNRNDTEVAPLDPKTVVFLVICSLIVLENLIVLVVIWKNHKFHNRMYFFIANLALCDLLTGIAYIVNLLMSGQWTLHLSPAEWFMREGSMFVALGASIFSLLAIAIERHLTMIKMRPYDANKNYRVFLLIGICWLIAITLGALPILGWNCLGNLLQCSTILPLYSKYYVAFCITIFISLLLAISVLYARIYILVKSSSRKVTKHSNSERSMALLRTVSIVVGIFIACWTPIFVILLVDVACGPRRCPILLKADWFIALAVLNSAMNPVIYTLASREMRRAFYKLVCGCLVAEGGVWCKHNTEPSRSKSSSNCQRAAEQEIDNTQCKKSTC